The DNA segment CTGCGTGTATATGAAATCATGGTGTTCTCGGGTTGGTTCATACACACGACTAAGAGTCAGCCGCCAGAAAAACCGCTTAATTTTTCCGTATTATTGTGATAAATTATTTTACGCTGGTTCACATGTATGCTAACTTCTGATATAGGAACGTGAAATAATTTTCTATAAAACAAAGGATGGTAAATGTCCTGTCGAAATATTTTTAAATTCTCTACCAGGTAAGGTTGCACAGAAAATTACTTGGGTCTTGGAAATCCTTGAAACGCAGGGTATGCTTCCTTCTTTATATTTCAAAAAATTGGTTAATACTGATATTCGGGAATGCCGTATTCAATCTGGATCAAATATTTATCGAATTTTTTGTTTTTTTGATCATGGTTCGATTATTGTACTAACACATGGTTTCATTAAAAAGTCTCGGAAAACTCCTTTAAAAGAAATAATTAAAGCAGAAAACCATAAAAATGATTATCTTTTCAGGAGAAAACAATGGGTGATTTGCGAAAATATATTGATAAAAGAAAAAAGTCTGATCCTGAGTTTGCATTTAATTACAACGAAGGACTGAAAAATTTTAAAATTGGTTTGATACTTCGCCAAGCGCGAGAAGAAAGCGGCTTAACACAGGAAGAATTGGCTAATAAAATTAAAACCACTAAAAGTGCTATTTCAAGAATTGAAAATCATTCTGATGATATCAAACTTTCTACTTTAACAAAAGTCGCAAAGGCTTCAGGCAAGAATTTATCAATACGTCTCCTGTGACTCGCGGTTTTTCCGGCGGCTAACCAGGCATGCCCGCGGCGCTCACTACGTTCGCTTGGGTTTCGCCACATTTTGCTTCCGCTATCGCTACGGTGAAAACGTCGCATGCGCCGGAAACGTCAAGATAATGTCTTAACTATTACGTGTCAAGCTCAAAGATTAGCGTGTAAAACGGCGGAGAATTGAAACATGTTCTAAATTTTAGAAAAAATGTCCAAGGGTGGATTTCACGCGGGAAAATTGACGCTTACCAGGCTTTCGCCTTTATTAATTGTTTTACTTTTTCTGCCTTTTTCAATGCACACTCCAATGATGAGGACAATACGGTAACATGCCCCATTTTTCGGTAGGGTTTGGTTATTTTTTTTCCGTATAAATGAATCTTTACACCGTCAATCGCCATGCTTTCCGTTAATCCTTCATAATGTACCGGACCGTTGTGCCCATCAGAACCTAAAATGTTTATCATTACCGAGGGAAGTTTAAGTTTAGTGCTTCCTAGAGGCAGGTTTAATATTGCTCGCAAGTGTTGCTCAAATTGTGATGTAATGATACTTTCAATTGTATGATGGCCGCTATTGTGTGGGCGGGGGGCAATTTCGTTCACAATGATGCTGCCATTTGAATCTATAAAAAACTCAACAGCAAGCAGGCCTTCCATATTAAGCAATTCTATAATTTCGCTGGCAAAATTTATCGCTTTTTCCGATTGTTCGACAGCTATTGACGAAGGGCAAATTAGTTTATCCACAAGATTTGCATTGGGGTCAAAAAGCATTTCGACCACAGGGTAGCATTTTACTTCTCCCTTTCTGTTTCGTGCCGCGATTACTGCAATTTCTTTTGTTATCTCAACTTTATTTTCAATTACGGATGCCCCCGAAAGTATTTTTTTTAAATCATCATGGTTGTTTATAACAGCTACTCCACGCCCGTCATATCCACCCTTCCTTAATTTTTGCACAAACGGGAAATTTATTTCCCCTTTTTCAATACCCTGTAAAATAGCAGTTTCGGATTCGCAGAGTTTAAAGGGGGAAGTCGGAATTCCATTCTTTTTATAAAATTCTTTCTGCAAGCCTTTATCTTGTATTAACTCAAATATTTCAGGGTCAGGTACAATTCTGTGACCTTCTGACTTAAGTTTTTTAAGAGCTTCAATATTCACGTTTTCAATTTCAAAGGTCAACAATTCCACCTCTTTTCCAAATTGGTAAACTGAATCAAAATCCAGGTGACTGCCTTTAATAAAATATGAGGCTATTTTTGCGGCAGGACAATCTTCGTCATTATCTAAAACATATGTTATGATGTCCCACTTGCTGGCTTCCTGAATTAGCATTTTCCCGAGTTGTCCGCCGGCAATAATTCCCAGTTTCAAATTTGACGTTACCAATCTTTCCATATCATGTATTCTATTGACAGTTCCCCGAAAAACCAAGCTATATTGCTCAAAAATATGCTGAGAATCCGCCACTTTCTCCGTATTTTATCTTACAAGTGCATTTTTACCTGAATCTGAATGCTTTTCGTCGACAAACAGCGCTTGTTACACCCTGTATTGCCCCAATTTACCCTTGAGCTGCCGGGATATTTCGAATCCGCAATATATTGTAAACGCTTACTGCAAATTATAAAAGATACTCGATCCATCTTTTCAGCGCCCTTCCTCTGAAAACTTTTTAAGCTTGCCCGGGCTTCCGTCAAAGTACCATCAACAGTAAAATGCTCATCCTATGCCAGGTGCTTCTTATTGGCAAGGGTGATCACTATCTCAAATAACTTGTCAGCAA comes from the Spirochaetota bacterium genome and includes:
- a CDS encoding type II toxin-antitoxin system RelE/ParE family toxin, whose product is MFLNSLPGKVAQKITWVLEILETQGMLPSLYFKKLVNTDIRECRIQSGSNIYRIFCFFDHGSIIVLTHGFIKKSRKTPLKEIIKAENHKNDYLFRRKQWVICENILIKEKSLILSLHLITTKD
- a CDS encoding helix-turn-helix transcriptional regulator, producing MGDLRKYIDKRKKSDPEFAFNYNEGLKNFKIGLILRQAREESGLTQEELANKIKTTKSAISRIENHSDDIKLSTLTKVAKASGKNLSIRLL
- a CDS encoding 5-(carboxyamino)imidazole ribonucleotide synthase is translated as MADSQHIFEQYSLVFRGTVNRIHDMERLVTSNLKLGIIAGGQLGKMLIQEASKWDIITYVLDNDEDCPAAKIASYFIKGSHLDFDSVYQFGKEVELLTFEIENVNIEALKKLKSEGHRIVPDPEIFELIQDKGLQKEFYKKNGIPTSPFKLCESETAILQGIEKGEINFPFVQKLRKGGYDGRGVAVINNHDDLKKILSGASVIENKVEITKEIAVIAARNRKGEVKCYPVVEMLFDPNANLVDKLICPSSIAVEQSEKAINFASEIIELLNMEGLLAVEFFIDSNGSIIVNEIAPRPHNSGHHTIESIITSQFEQHLRAILNLPLGSTKLKLPSVMINILGSDGHNGPVHYEGLTESMAIDGVKIHLYGKKITKPYRKMGHVTVLSSSLECALKKAEKVKQLIKAKAW